A window from Drosophila kikkawai strain 14028-0561.14 chromosome 2L, DkikHiC1v2, whole genome shotgun sequence encodes these proteins:
- the LOC108074526 gene encoding neuropeptide-like 4: MLKLVFLLFAALLAVALAAPAPAPLPNPAPVPQFVYSAGYPAVGYASPYVYYG; the protein is encoded by the exons ATGCTGAAGCTG GTATTCCTTCTGTTTGCCGCCCTCTTGGCCGTTGCCCTGGCTGCTCCAGCTCCCGCTCCTCTGCCCAATCCGGCTCCCGTGCCGCAGTTTGTCTACTCCGCCGGCTATCCGGCCGTAGGCTACGCTTCTCCGTACGTCTACTACGGCTGA
- the Nplp4 gene encoding neuropeptide-like 4, with translation MFKLLVVVFAALFAAALAVPAPAPLPRANPAPIPIASPDPAPQFYYGASPYAYSGGYYASPYSYYG, from the exons atgttcaAGCTG ctggttgttgtttttgccgcCCTGTTCGCCGCCGCTTTGGCCGTTCCTGCCCCAGCACCGTTGCCCCGTGCCAATCCCGCACCCATTCCAATTGCCAGTCCCGATCCAGCTCCTCAGTTCTACTATGGAGCCAGTCCCTACGCCTATTCTGGCGGATATTATGCTTCCCCCTACTCCTACTACGGCTAA